In Deltaproteobacteria bacterium, a genomic segment contains:
- a CDS encoding sigma-54-dependent Fis family transcriptional regulator, whose amino-acid sequence MRVEDLNHQELLELDPDGGTIRFAGQRALLLDAVAMGLHRKYLVENFGLTAARAVLTQFGFAHGWRMAEAMKRGIKWSSDDEWRRAGPHLYALEGLFCAQPGIDDPLGTKGAVLLASYEAEQHLLHFGRSDSAVCWTICGLLSGYGSQAAGEEIYVLEERCLGQGHAACHILGRTREEWGDEHAEALAFFDGARLAETLDISLSRVTETLRAAETKLRSHRRALVSVGRDVEAPAGIVAMSQSMKQVVDLARRVAKVDATVLITGESGAGKERVARLVHDESARSAGPFVAINCGAITETLLESELFGHARGAFTGAASDRPGLFEAANHGTLLLDEVGEVSAGMQVKLLRVLQEREIRRVGENRSRKVDVRIIAATNRDLAYQVAENEFRQDLYYRLKVVELRVPSLRERRDDILPLARLLLAHAASRMGRKITGLDPTSADQLLRYDWPGNVRELENAMERAVALARGSRVQLEDLSEEIRRAFPRPVASEEAVQPLAEVEKDYILAVLELNGGNQAQTARQLGIGSATLYRRLKKYGHVARPRSDRGRSR is encoded by the coding sequence ATGCGTGTCGAGGATCTCAATCACCAGGAGCTCCTGGAACTCGATCCGGATGGGGGGACCATCCGGTTCGCCGGGCAACGTGCCCTCCTGCTCGATGCAGTGGCGATGGGGCTCCACCGGAAGTACCTCGTCGAGAACTTCGGCCTCACCGCCGCCAGGGCGGTGCTCACGCAGTTCGGTTTCGCGCACGGCTGGCGCATGGCCGAGGCGATGAAGAGGGGCATCAAGTGGTCCAGCGACGACGAGTGGCGGCGAGCCGGGCCACACCTCTATGCGCTCGAGGGTCTCTTCTGCGCTCAGCCGGGCATCGACGATCCGCTCGGCACGAAGGGAGCAGTCCTGCTCGCGTCCTACGAGGCCGAGCAGCATCTACTGCACTTCGGGCGCTCGGACTCGGCCGTGTGCTGGACGATCTGCGGTCTGCTGAGCGGCTACGGCAGTCAGGCTGCCGGCGAGGAGATCTACGTCCTGGAGGAGCGATGTCTGGGACAGGGGCACGCGGCCTGTCACATCCTGGGGCGGACCCGCGAGGAGTGGGGCGATGAACACGCGGAGGCGCTGGCGTTCTTCGATGGGGCGCGCCTGGCGGAGACCCTCGACATCTCTCTGAGCAGGGTCACCGAGACCCTCCGGGCTGCCGAGACCAAGCTGCGCTCGCACCGCCGGGCCCTGGTCAGCGTGGGGCGTGATGTGGAGGCGCCAGCGGGAATCGTCGCGATGAGCCAGAGCATGAAGCAGGTCGTGGACCTGGCGCGCCGCGTGGCGAAGGTCGACGCCACGGTCCTCATCACGGGAGAGAGCGGCGCGGGCAAGGAGAGAGTCGCGCGGCTCGTTCACGACGAGTCGGCCCGCTCGGCAGGACCCTTCGTGGCGATCAACTGCGGCGCCATCACCGAGACCTTGCTGGAGAGCGAGCTCTTCGGCCACGCGCGAGGTGCGTTCACCGGGGCGGCTTCGGATCGCCCCGGGCTGTTCGAGGCCGCCAACCACGGGACCCTGCTGCTGGACGAGGTGGGGGAAGTCTCGGCCGGCATGCAGGTCAAGCTGCTGCGTGTTCTCCAGGAGAGGGAGATCCGCCGCGTGGGAGAGAACAGGAGCCGGAAGGTGGACGTCCGTATCATCGCCGCCACGAACCGGGATCTGGCCTACCAGGTGGCCGAGAACGAGTTCCGACAGGATCTCTACTACCGCCTCAAGGTGGTCGAGCTGCGGGTCCCCTCGCTTCGCGAGCGTCGCGACGACATCCTGCCGCTGGCCCGGCTGCTGCTTGCCCACGCGGCCTCCAGAATGGGCCGGAAGATCACCGGCCTCGATCCGACCTCGGCCGATCAGCTCCTGCGCTACGATTGGCCAGGCAACGTGCGAGAGCTGGAGAACGCGATGGAGCGCGCGGTGGCGCTCGCGCGGGGCAGCCGCGTGCAGCTCGAGGACCTCTCGGAGGAGATCCGCCGAGCCTTTCCCCGGCCGGTGGCCAGCGAGGAGGCGGTCCAGCCGCTGGCCGAGGTCGAGAAGGACTACATCCTCGCGGTGCTCGAGCTGAACGGTGGGAACCAGGCACAGACAGCCCGGCAGCTCGGAATCGGTTCGGCCACGCTCTACCGCAGGTTGAAGAAGTACGGCCACGTCGCGCGCCCCCGGAGTGACCGGGGTCGTTCGCGCTAG